A stretch of the Helicoverpa armigera isolate CAAS_96S chromosome 5, ASM3070526v1, whole genome shotgun sequence genome encodes the following:
- the LOC110374647 gene encoding U7 snRNA-associated Sm-like protein LSm11: MMSEDNKSDSSTSESEVSACSSNFNPLKALYSDKVKIPVESAPLYENIVQYEAALKKTNEIITVGQKELAQKRAEEKEKKRLEEEKWLAEKNKQRFAQYQDTAPARREYRIRNVLTRMGTIDGPLAVLKECVDNRLRIKIITRNDRGIRGTLQGTVVAFDKQWNMALSDVLETWKRKGVKKRKVPPGLGTPVPKGTAASISSIPEVTEKPLGNGVWECTRLIPQMMVRGEHVVLVNIAER, translated from the exons ATGATGTCGGAGGATAATAAATCTGATTCTTCTACTTCTGAATCAGAAGTTAGTGCTTGCAGCTCTAATTTTAACCCTTTAAAAGCTTTATATTCTGACAAAGTCAAGATTCCAGTAGAATCCGCACCTTTGTATGAGAACATAGTGCAGTATGAAGCCGCCTTGAAAAAAACTAATGAAATTATTACCGTTGGACAAAAGGAGTTGGCTCAAAAGAGAGCAGaagagaaagaaaagaaaagactTGAGGAGGAGAAATGGTTAGCGGAGAAGAACAAACAGCGGTTTGCACAATATCAAG ATACAGCACCAGCGAGAAGAGAATACAGAATAAGGAATGTCCTCACTCGCATGGGGACGATTGACGGACCACTCGCCGTGTTGAAGGAATGTGTGGACAACAGACTTAGAATCAAG ATAATAACTCGCAACGACAGGGGCATCAGAGGGACTTTACAAGGGACTGTCGTAGCCTTCGACAAGCAGTGGAATATGGCACTCAGTGACGTCTTGGAAACTTGGAAAAGGAAAGGGGTTAAGAAGAGAAAAGTTCCTCCTGGATTAG GTACACCAGTCCCCAAAGGTACGGCAGCATCTATTTCCTCAATACCAGAGGTGACAGAAAAACCTCTTGGCAACGGTGTATGGGAGTGCACAAGACTCATACCTCAGATGATGGTCCGAGGCGAACACGTGGTACTAGTCAATATTGCGGAGCGATGA